From Solanum lycopersicum chromosome 4, SLM_r2.1:
CACTCAATTAGGAGCGTTGGCATATATACATAAAGGAGAAATAAAGTTagctaaagataaaaatatgaagCAAATTACAATTTCAGCCATGGTATTAAGAATGAGTCACTGCCCTTCTCCGACTCTAACTACCAACCTAGGAGAGGGTATATAATACTTCCTACTTGTTGAAAAGGGTTCTATGATGGGTCCTTAACCTCTAGATGTCGAAGGCATCCTTGAGTGAACTCACGGTTCATACAAGGTGGAGATTATGGGATAAGTTCATGAATTTTCCTTGTCACCCGAATCATCAGCTTGttagaacaacaacaacatacacaatgtaatcccacaagtaggGTCTGAGGGTGAGGTGTATGTAGTCTTACGTCCTTACCCATGCCTTGTGAAGGTAGAGAGACCTGTTTTCGATAGACCCTCAGCCAGCTTGCTAGAAATACTAACTAAAAAGCAAAGAGTAAACCATATGAATGTTTTACCTGACACTTTCTCTTATTGAATGAATACCAGTTTATGGTAATACATAGGTTGGGCAGAAGAAAGCTTAGGATAAAGTTCATATAAGTTGCAGAAACATCACTAAACTGAAAAACACTAAGAGTTGGTACAAAAGTTACGACGCTATACAGAATCTAGCAGCTTTTCTAAGACATGTACTGTCTAGATGTCCATCCGGTGTCATGTCTACCAAGCGAGTAGGCTGACGGTGGCATCTGAGAGAAGTGGAGGGGATCTGGTTCAATTCCATAATCAGTAAGTGGCCTGTGCTCTAAAATTTCATCATGCTTTTGAACAAATTCAGGAATCTCAAGCTCTCCTTTCTTTATGTCGTCCCAAAGGTATTGCAGTCGACTAACATACTTTACTTTCCAATACAAACTACACCAAAAGAAAACAGTGTATAGGAAATGTCCTTCACATATCTCTCAAATGAAGGAAAGAACATGCTGCTAAAAGAGAGGAAGAGTGAAACCAGAAGCAACGTCTACATAATAGTAGCAAAAAATCTTAAAGATCATTGTAACCTGAATGCATATTTACATGTTACGGGGGTATGCTGCAAGATGAGTTGATCGGAAATAGATGCAAGCACTATGGTTTATCGTACATGTCCTATAGAAAGACAACCAATTATGGTTTCGActaatcaaccaaaaaatgtaattattaaaattcatgCAATCTTGACTAAACATGCAGGGGGGAAATGTGAGGTCTACAATTACCATGTGCAGAATTTTAACTAACAAAGAAACTACTTACCCTCCACTCAGGAAAAATCTGCCTAGCGTTGCAAGAACAAGCCTTGACCGGAGCCCAGGATGAACAAAGTATACAGCCTGAAGCCTGTCCTTATGGTCAGGAGGTAGCTCTTCGTAGATCCACCGCAAGATGGTCAATCCAGGATTGTTATCCTCCTTTTGGACAGTACTATGCATGTAGACAATACAGAATGGCCCCTCAGGCAGCTCCGTGCAAACTTTGTTAAAGACATACTTTTTCAGCCGCTCCGCACTTATAACTAGAGCTGCGAAATATTGTTGACATAGTTgttttacatatttttgaaGCAACAAATAGAAAGGGAAGCATGAACAAAGAAACATGAGATGGATTATCACTTGAGACAACAAAACAGCAACCACAGTCCACAAATAAGTTAAATGAATCACAACCTCAAGTCTGAAGAATGGAGTTATTTTTTGAATGGAGAAGTCCTGTCCTAGTCACAGCAAATACtttttataaggttaataatagtgagtattatcataaattgcATCAACTAAAAAGAATATCATGTCCCGGTATTTTCGAAATCTCCCCAAGAAGCAAGATAGAGACATCACAATGTATAACAAAAAACTAATCGACTTGGCCTAGAGGTTAACATCATGCTTTGTAAAGGTCTCCCATCCATACATATGTACGTGTCCAACTTTGTATGGTCTGAGACTATTGTTTATTCAATTATCTCATGGCTATAGTCAGTGCTCTTTCGTGTGGAAGAAATAAACAGCTGAAATCAATGTAATGGAGTTGAAGCAAGAGGGCCATAGTAACCAATGAGGAGAAAAAAAGATCAAggcttttactttttttcacaTGATTGAAGAATAATAGAGGCAGTATTATTGCCTTGCATCAATTGTAGCATCACAAATGACCCCAATGATGAACTCACGCAGGCAAACCCAATAGAAATCTATTTTCGGGAATTTTGAAGAGTTTTAAAGCAATATAGCCTGGTAAACAGACCTATAAGAGTCAAACAAGAAGCATTCTAGTTAATTCTTAAGATGGTATTTCTCCGCGTAAATGTCACCGATATAACTGATAACCTAATACGATTTGCTCCGAATCCATTTTCCTTACTTGGTAGGTAACCCTTGAATTTTAATATGACCCATCTTATGAATCTACGATTTATTCAAGTACTAGTAAGAGAACTTCAAAAGGAGTTACACACCACTTGATTGACTTTATATTCATTCAAATGTTTGATAGGCTGCTGAAGGGAATACATACTTCGGATGTGGGATGACATCACAGGCTTACCTCGTGATTCTTCCATCAATACATCAAAATAGCCATTGGAACAAATGCAAGACAAAAAGGGATGTAGGAAAATAGAGCTCAAACACTAAAGTAGCTTTCTTTTAACGTTGCAAGTGCAGAAAGCAGAAACATCATGGTAATCCATTTACTCGATTACATCTGTCAAGATTATCATAACTGACTAATTCAGCCCTATTTAGAAAGAAAAACCTAACAAAGCATATAGTAAACTCAAACAATGTTGAGGAGAAGGTTTATCAGATAGTAGATACAGCTGAAGGTCAAGGTCTCAAAGTAAGCTCCACGGAAATAGTGCCACCAGAAAAACATGACCAAAACACTGACACAAGATGCATGGGAAATACTACCAATTAAACAGGTTAGTATTTGTTTccattacaacaaaaaaaaaaactaggatAGTTTTAAAACGGAAATCAACAATTGAGATTGTCAAAGGACTCCATCAAAGTAAATCCCAGATTACCATATCACCAAAAGACCCTATATTAAAGCTTTTAACCAAATATTTGAACATAACCAAACCTGTGCACGTACACCACTTGAGCTGAACATAAGCTAAAGCACaccaaccaaaaaaaagaaggaaaaagtaGATAATCACCAACTGAATTTCATGCAGCCACTTCTtaatgtatttgatattttttacatCCCACTTTAGTAACCATCTATGATTCTCCATCCTAGAACAAAAAAAAGGAGTTCGGAATCCAAAGGCAAAGCATCCaactttcatataaatttttaacttcCCAAATATTACAAACAGAAAGTGTAATATTTCATTACAACTCAGAAAATTTCAAACAGGAACGAACAGTTCAGAAAGCCAGTAGAAACCATCAAAGTGAAGCCCAGATAACCGTATCACCTAAAGACTTGATTTTTAAGCCTTCACACAACTATTAAACATAGTCACACCAATACAGGCTACACAACTATTACTGAGCTTTTAACCTAATACTGAGACACACCAATACAGGTACACCATTCGAGCTGAACAGAAGTCTAAACACACcgacaacaaaaaagaaaaaaggaaaaggataaggaaaagaaaaagtagaCAATCACCTACTTAATTTTATGCAGCCATTACTTAATGTATTTGCTATTCTTTACATCCCACTTTAGTAACCACCTACTACTTCCTCCATCTCAAAATGAACAAAGGAGTTAGGAATCCAAGGGCAAAGCATCCATCTTCCGTGTGACTTTCGACCTCCCAAATATTAACAGCATCATAAAAATGGAACACAGAGTAATATCTCATTACAACAACCAAGCAGGTTAACACCGActcaaaaaaattcaagcaCAAACCAACCGTTCAGAAAGCCAGTAGAGAACATCAAAGTGAAGCCAGATAACCATATTACCTAAAGACTCAATTTTTAAGCCTTCACACAACTATTGAACATATTCACACCAACACAGGTACACCACTGTAGCTTTACAGAAGCTAAAACACACATACACAAGATTACCTCACTACTCAACTATTACAAATTCTTAACATCCCACtttaaattagtaaattacTCATAAAACTGAACAAACAGAAAACAATAATCTTGAAACAGAGCATAATAGATAAATGATATTGGGTTTTGAGAAATTACCCGGAAAGTATTTTCCAACAATACGAAAGATCCGATTACCCAATTTGTCAGATCCAGATTCAAGGCGTAAGAACTGTAGTGAATCAAGATGAGCAAAATCTTGTTCCTCAGAAGGAGGAGGGTCAGAAGCACAATCATACCAGTTGTCTTCAGGTTCTTGATGGGTCAAAAAGGGTCGGGCATCAACACCAAGATCCGATGCCAGCACCAACACTGAAAAATCATCTTTACTGCTGTTACTTGAGCTTCCCATGTTTATCTACACACACAACAAAACCAACCAACACCACACACACAAAAGTGTTATTGACTCAcactaataatataatgttttttaaaCTATAATGTTAGGTGagctttttattatatttattctttcaAAACTTTATGCTATTCATAATGGTATGATATTGTTAATTTTCATGTTATTGTTGCGAGGAAAAGTctgattttatgttatattaaattttatggcTACCctcttcttttatgttttctcatatttatttaacCTTTTGatctcttaattattttttttttgctaattttgttattttttttaagttattaatgaTGTACTCTATCTAAAATTATAACACTAGTAGctgatttattttgattattattttaattttatgattttgatttaatataaagaaaaggtttaaaaaagatttctttttttagtaaTCGACACACTAATGCAAAGAAAACATCTTGGACCTAAATAATTGTCCTTTCCATTTTCATCTTTaaatatcacaatttttttttgggctAAAATGAGAGTAGACATGTGTCAGAATTCCAATGGTGGAGTTATGACCACATATTGAAGTGCTCAAAAGGAGAGTCTACTGTCCACCACAAGTACTATGCAACAAACAAGAAAATGGAAACTTTTCTCTCTTCACTAGCTGTTTACATGGTGAGCAATCaatactttttcattttcatatatagaaatacttagtatATATCTATACACTTTTCATTCTGTAATTCTTTAAACTGTTTAAAGcttgattttttttacatgTTCTGCTTCATTTGTGTTGAAAATTGGGGAACTTTCTTGAATCCAGCttgaaatttcaagattttaggACCCCATTTGAAGTTTTCTTGAAACAAATCATTACCCTGTTGGAAAAAGATGGATACTTTGTTGAAAACCCCAAATAACCTTGAATTTCTGAACCCACATCATGGTTTTGCTGTTAAAGCTAGTACCTTTAGATCTGAGAAGCATCATAATTTTGGTTCTAGGAAGTTTTGTGAAACTTTGGGTAGAAGTGTTTGTGTTAAGGGTAGTAGTAGTGCTCTTTTAGAGCTTGTACCTGAGACCAAAAAGGAGAATCTTGATTTTGAGCTTCCTATGTATGACCCTTCAAAAGGGGTTGTTGTGGATCTTGCTGTGGTTGGTGGTGGCCCTGCAGGACTTGCTGTTGCACAGCAAGTTTCTGAAGCAGGACTCTCTGTTTGTTCAATTGATCCGAATCCTAAATTGATATGGCCTAATAACTATGGTGTTTGGGTGGATGAATTTGAGGCTATGGACTTGTTAGATTGTCTAGATGCTACCTGGTCTGGTGCAGCAGTGTACATTGATGATAATACGGCTAAAGATCTTCATAGACCTTATGGAAGGGTTAACCGGAAACAGCTGAAATCGAAAATGATGCAGAAATGTATAATGAATGGTGTTAAATTCCACCAAGCCAAAGTTATAAAGGTGATTCATGAGGAATCGAAATCCATGTTGATATGCAATGATGGTATTACTATTCAGGCAACGGTGGTGCTCGATGCAACTGGCTTCTCTAGATCTCTTGTTCAGTATGATAAGCCTTATAACCCCGGGTATCAAGTTGCTTATGGCATTTTGGCTGAAGTGGAAGAGCACCCCTTTGATGTAAACAAGATGGTTTTCATGGATTGGCGAGATTCTCATTTGAAGAACAATACTGATCTCAAGGAGAGAAATAGTAGAATACCAACTTTTCTTTATGCAATGCCATTTTCATCCAACAGGATATTTCTTGAAGAAACATCACTCGTAGCTCGTCCTGGCTTGCGTATAGATGATATTCAAGAACGAATGGTGGCTCGTTTAAACCATTTGGGGATAAAAGTGAAGAGCATTGAAGAAGATGAACATTGTCTAATACCAATGGGTGGTCCACTTCCAGTATTACCTCAGAGAGTCGTTGGAATCGGTGGTACAGCTGGCATGGTTCATCCATCCACCGGTTATATGGTGGCAAGGACACTAGCTGCGGCTCCTGTTGTTGCCAATGCCATAATTCAATACCTCGGTTCTGAAAGAAGTCATTCGGGTAATGAATTATCCACAGCTGTTTGGAAAGATTTGTGGCCTATAGAGAGGAGACGTCAAAGAGAGTTCTTCTGCTTCGGTATGGATATTCTTCTGAAGCTTGATTTACCTGCTACAAGAAGGTTCTTTGATGCATTCTTTGACTTAGAACCTCGTTATTGGCATGGCTTCTTATCGTCTCGATTGTTTCTACCTGAACTCATAGTTTTTGGGCTGTCTCTATTCTCTCATGCTTCAAATACTTCTAGATTTGAGATAATGACAAAGGGAACTGTTCCATTAGTAAATATGATCAACAATTTGTTACAGGATAAAGAATGAATCCGAGTAATTCGGAATCTTGTCCAATTTTATATAGCCTATATTAATACATCAGTCTTTTGTTCAAATTGTTTGCTTTATAagctttttctttctctgcttGCTCTATCTCTCACATTTGATCATTTATCATCAGCATCATAAGTACTTGTTCTTAGACCTTTATTTGTTGTTTCGATCCTTTTCAACAACTGTTAGCAAATTGTCGCGTAAAACTATATGTGCTATTCCAACTTTCAGCTTGAACTTTGATTGTTTTACCAATCTTGAGCTCAACAACATCACTAGTGATCAATAGGACATGATATTATTCCCTAGTCATCATTCGAAGTTTCGCTGGTGCGTATGTTAAGAGAGTGATGCCTCACGGAGTTTAAATCCTGATTTCGCCTCTGATTATAATAATCTGTGTTTTAAAGGGGTTTTTTTGAACGAGCTAGCCATCATGAAACACCATGAGAATTTACATGGCAAGCTCAAGTCTTTAGAGATTTATGCCAAGTACTGTGTGCTCCAAGCAGGCCTACTCAAATGCTTGGTGGGCTcactaaattttcttttgttgggCTAAATGAGTAACtttacatatagcaaacataaaaattatatataaaaataacacactATACACATTTAAGGTTATATATATTGAgttataaacatatattttaaaaataaattacttatagCAGATTATTATCGagttatagcatatcaattaaaattatatttaattaaaaataaactataagtaattatttaaatactaattaatatgtttaaatattttttttattttttacaattaactttttatttttatttttaaataaaataaaaaggaaaaaaatgtttatttaaattggtaagTAGCACTAATTATggtatttgaattgattttaattaataatggataattaacaaattaacatatattaaGGAATTCAAAAAGTATTTGGGATATTGCACAATTACCCTCTCAACTTatacccgaaatctcagagacgcACTTATACTATTCTTAGGTCCTATTatctccctgaacttattttattaataattttctaccccttttcggcctacgtggcactagatTGTGGGCCCAACggtggttgacttttttttttcaagttagtgccatgtaggtcgaaaaggggtagaaaattacttataaaataagtttagggtggcaataggaccttagtatagtataagtgtgtctctgtgatttcaggcataggttgagggggtacttgtgcattttcttaAAGTATTTAAATCATTCAGTTTCCTTAAAATGCTTAAATTagtttaaatcaaattaaaacatgatttttttctttatcactttttaaagcttttaatataaataataaattattattaattaaatttactaattaaatttcTCATTATATAGTtgtcttttaaaaaagaaaatctaaataATAGGGATTTGATTTTACTTAATTTCCTATTATACGGTTGCCCAATAACTATCCACCCCCATCTCAACCAATACATATACAGACATCTTCCCCCAATACACTCCATCTCTCCCCAACACGCGAAGATATTTTGATCTTCCCTAAATCCCGCCTCACTCATTATCTCTTCCCAACACGCAAAGATTTTTTGTTCTTACCCAAATCCCGCCTCACTCATCTTCCCCATTATCCCTCTCAGATCAGTTCATCCCAAAATCCAAACATCCCTCTCAGATCAGTTCCCCATTAAGTTCATATAGAATGTCTAGGAAAGGTAGTGAAACCcaagtaaaagtaaaagattGGTCGATGAGTCTGATGACTTTCATGTTATTTCATTCGATATATTGTCACAAACTCAAACGCAGAAATCAAAGGGAAAAGAGAAGTGTAGTTCAGTTAATTcaaaaatgaatagaaaaacaaaatcaaagaggcaagaagaggaaaggaaaagaaattagAACATCGTCAGAATCCGAATCTGACTTTGCTGaggattaaaaaatataaaatcaaaaaaaataaaaggcattgaaattgatcgatcaacaagaaagttttcaaaaaaaaaaagcatcagAGATACAAGCTACAAATAACCCCCAAAAAGTTAATAAAGTCACTAAAaagattatttcaaatttggattaCAATATGTTGTGttagtatatttaatttttgattttatttgttaatagtATACTACatgaaatttgtatgatttatgtatgagTTGAGTTTTTAGTATTatacattataattatatatgaatattgaatgatttagtgttgtatgttttgtatatgatataatttgaatatatcagtatatgatttgatacataataaatgtattaattttgtatgattttgtGTATGAAATAGTTGGTCATTATCGATACAGGATGTCTGCATTATGTAATTACCTTTGTATCATATATGTATGAAATGATATTCTTATCCAGtaaaatatatgtgtatgaaTGATGTATTAATGTTGTGTATCCtataattttgacttttataACAAGTATTGcaactatatattttattttttgattttgatgtatgaattgacgTATTCATACTAAATGATATTAGTTTGTAGTTTAAAAgttacaaattaatttttttttaaaaattgaatatgtattaatattgtatgaattgtgtatgaactGAGGCatatagtttttataattttcgtatgaattgaattaatgtcatcaaatatgtattaatattgtatgaatttcgtatataatttgtatgatttgtgtatgaattaattgaatgtcaatttaatatagcattgtatatatgaatttttctatggaattttatagtatataaaaagcaataatttagttttcaaattttataggAGAAGAAGGTTCAAACGCATTTATCTTCCTGTATCAACATGATTGTGTTCGCTGATTTGTTGACCTTCCTCGGTCAAGATAAGTTTCAGC
This genomic window contains:
- the LCY1 gene encoding lycopene beta cyclase, chloroplastic; its protein translation is MDTLLKTPNNLEFLNPHHGFAVKASTFRSEKHHNFGSRKFCETLGRSVCVKGSSSALLELVPETKKENLDFELPMYDPSKGVVVDLAVVGGGPAGLAVAQQVSEAGLSVCSIDPNPKLIWPNNYGVWVDEFEAMDLLDCLDATWSGAAVYIDDNTAKDLHRPYGRVNRKQLKSKMMQKCIMNGVKFHQAKVIKVIHEESKSMLICNDGITIQATVVLDATGFSRSLVQYDKPYNPGYQVAYGILAEVEEHPFDVNKMVFMDWRDSHLKNNTDLKERNSRIPTFLYAMPFSSNRIFLEETSLVARPGLRIDDIQERMVARLNHLGIKVKSIEEDEHCLIPMGGPLPVLPQRVVGIGGTAGMVHPSTGYMVARTLAAAPVVANAIIQYLGSERSHSGNELSTAVWKDLWPIERRRQREFFCFGMDILLKLDLPATRRFFDAFFDLEPRYWHGFLSSRLFLPELIVFGLSLFSHASNTSRFEIMTKGTVPLVNMINNLLQDKE
- the LOC101255086 gene encoding uncharacterized protein; protein product: MGSSSNSSKDDFSVLVLASDLGVDARPFLTHQEPEDNWYDCASDPPPSEEQDFAHLDSLQFLRLESGSDKLGNRIFRIVGKYFPALVISAERLKKYVFNKVCTELPEGPFCIVYMHSTVQKEDNNPGLTILRWIYEELPPDHKDRLQAVYFVHPGLRSRLVLATLGRFFLSGGLYWKVKYVSRLQYLWDDIKKGELEIPEFVQKHDEILEHRPLTDYGIEPDPLHFSQMPPSAYSLGRHDTGWTSRQYMS